Part of the Vagococcus jeotgali genome, CACTGTTGTATTTTCCGGGAAATCGCCAAAACGGATATCTTCCATAGAAGCAGAGTTTTCATCTAGGCCTAATTGACGGAAAATTTCTTTTGGTGTTTGAGTCATGATTGGTTGTAGTAAAATCGCAACAATTCGTAAACTTTCAGATAAGTGAACCATCACACTATCTAACTCTTTTTTACGTTCATCATCTTTTGCTAATACCCAAGGCTCAGTTTCATCAATATACTTATTCGCTCTTGAGATAAGTCTCCAGATTTCACTTAAAGCTATATTAAATTCCATCTTTTCCATCGCTTTATTATATTTACCGATGATATCTGCTGCGGTTGTTGATAACTCACTATCAAAAGCTGTGACTTGTGACGCATATTTTGGAACTTGACCGCCGCAGTATTTATTTACCATAGCAATCGTACGATTTAGTAAGTTACCTAAATCATTAGCTAGATCATAGTTAACACGGGACACAAAATCCTCAGGTGTAAACACACCATCTGAACCAAATGGTATAGCGCGCATTAAGTAATAGCGTAGAGCATCTAATCCGTAACGACGAACTAACATCTCTGGATAAACCACATTACCTTTTGATTTAGACATCTTACCATCTTGCATCACTAACCAACCATGAGCAAAAATTTGTTTTGGCAGGGGTAAGTCTAGTGCCATCAACATAATTGGCCAGTAAATCGTATGGAAACGTATGATCTCTTTACCCACCATATGTACATCTGCTGGCCAATATTTTTCAAAATTGCCATCGTCATCAGTTCCATAACCTAGAGCTGTGATGTAGTTTGATAATGCATCAATCCACACGTAAACCACATGTTTTGGATCAGTTTCAACAGGAACTCCCCAAGTAAACGACGTACGGCTAACCGCTAAGTCTTCTAGGCCTGGTTTAATAAAATTGTTCAGCATTTCATTTTTTCTTGAAACAGGTTCAATAAATGTCGGATGATCTTCATAGTACTTCACTAAACGATCAGCATATTTACTCATTTTAAAGAAGTAGCTTTGTTCTTTAACAAGCTCTACTTCATGTCCACTTGGTGCACGCCCACCAATTACTTTTCCATCTTCATTACGGAAGACTTCTGCTAATTGATTTTCTGTGAAATACTCCTCATCTGATACAGAGTACCACCCTTCATACTCACCTAAATAGATATCACCTTGCTCAAGTAACTGGTTAAATATCTTTTGAACAGATTGTTTATGATCAACATCTGTTGTACGGATGAATTTTGTATAATCAATATCTAATAATTTCCATAATTTTTTAACATCCATCGCCATATCATCCACATATTGTTGTGGTTCAATACCTAATTCATCTGCTTTTTGCTCAATTTTTTGCCCATGTTCATCAAGACCTGTTAGATAAAACACATCAAATCCTTTTAATCGTTTGTAACGCGCCATAGCATCACAAGCAATTGTTGTATATGAACTTCCAATATGTAATTTTCCACTTGGGTAATAAATGGGGGTTGTGATATAAAATGTTTGCTTCTCCTCCACTTTTCTTCCTCCTAAATTAACAAAGAACTAGCCTCTGTAGCGTATAATCCCGTCCATTATAGCATACTTTATAATGAAGGTTTAGTCTTAAAGGTAAATTCATTATTCATTAAGATTTACTTGTATTAGCTTGTCTTAAAGACATACAAGCTAAGTAAATCGGGACTAAAGATTTATAAGTTTCTAACATATATTCTCTAGCTTCATCTTGACTTAATTTAACTAATTTTTCCCTAGTTAAAACTCTACCTATTTGAAATTCTCCTTTTTTCACCGTTTTAAACCGAGTTAAATCTTTAACCAGTTGCTCCTTTTCTAAACTATGATAATTATTTTTAGTGTGATCTGTATTTATCATCATCTCACTAGGCAACTGAGTAAACCATGCTAAGTTCTCTAGCATCAACTCAGCCATATCCACTTCAAACTCTGGATTATCAATAAATGATAACCACATGAGCGCATACTCTGGGGTGATACCTAACTGAAAATGTGGGTATTTTTTATAGCCACGTTTATCTCCCCCCATGGCACTCCATGTAAAATCAGGAGCATTCGCTGTTCTTCTTCTATGTTGGGCGATATGTATAGGTAAGACTTCCCCGACTTCAGAAGACAACTCGTCTACAAAATAAGTGTCTAATTCATTAAAAATCGGTTGAATCACCTCTCTAATCCCAACCATTCTTGCCTCTAATCCTTCAATGTTAAACACATCAAATGACTTATCATCAAACATTTTCATCAATACACACCTTTTCCAAATTTATTTTTCCCTCATAAAAACTCTATATTTTATTCATATTCTAAGTCTATACTCTAACTCAGTTAATGATTTATTTACATGATTCATTATACGTGATTAATTTGTGATTATTAAAGAAAAATGCTAATATAATGACGAATAATGACAAGTTTTTTAGAAAGAAGGGGTATTATGCCTAAGGAAACATTCCTAAATCTTCCCTTAGATAAGCTAACTAGGATAGACAATATCCTTTTAGATATTTTTTTTAATCAACCAGTTAGTCAAGTGAGCGTCTCACAAATTGTGGAGCAGATGAATATGTCTCGTGGTGCTTTTTATAAATATTTCGAAGACTTAGAAGATGCTTATGAATATACCGTTAGAAAACACGCCCTGGTTGTTCATCAAGATATTTTATTTCATATTAGACAGCATCAAGAAAATTTCTTTTTAGGCATTGAACAATATTTAGTTTGGTGTACTTCTCTAGATGTGAGTCATCCCTATTACAAGGGACTGAAACTTTTAACTCACTCAGGCGAACAACAAACAATAAAAAGAAGACCTTTATCTACCTCATCTAAAGAATTAATAGAATGGATAACTCTCCTTGAAAAAAATCAGTTTGCTATTCAAGATACTGATGAAGCCGTCAGCCTACTCTATTTTATTATGGAGCTTGTGATGACTTCTATTTCCGATTATATTGTAAACGATTGGTATCAAGAGGAGCTAATTAAGGATTATCGTTACAAAACAAAATGGTTGCTAAATGGACTAAAATCATAGATAATGGTTTTATTAATTTAATTCATCTAGGAATTAAATTAAATGCCCTAAGTAACTCGTTTTTTTTATAAATAAAAGTGACAAATTGTCACTAATTACAGAAAGAAGGTTTGTATCATGTTTCTAGCATTAAAAGAAATGACATATTCAAAGCTACGTTATACCTTGATTATCGGGATTATGTTTTTAATCAGTCTAGTTGTTTTTTTACTATCAGGTCTAGCAAATGGTTTATCTACTGAATTTAGACAAGTGATAGATCAGTGGGATGCCAAAGAAATTGTTTTATCTGAAGAATCAAATAAAGTCCTGGCTGCCTCTCAGTTAAGTATGGAAGATTTAGAATTTGTCAGCTCAAATGACAAATCACCATTAGGTATTTATAGTAGCGCTATTGGAGATAGTAGTGATAAAACAAATATCACCTTTTTTGGTACAACTACTGATGCTTTTTTCTTACCAGAGATGACTCACGGTGAACCATTTAAAAAGGAAAATGAAGTTGTTATTTCACAAAACTTAGCTGATAAAGGTTATGACATTGGAGATACTATTACATTAGGTAGTGAAGAGACACCAGTAAAAGTCGTAGGTATTTTTCCTGAAACATCATATGTTGTCACACCTGTGATGTATGGTTCTGTTAAGGTCGTAGCTGAACTTAAATTTGGTAAACAAATGGTAGCTCAAAATGAGAACTTTCCAATCAATGCTATTTTAACCAACAGTACTACAAATCTAGATAGTGACCATTTAGTAGGATTATCAACTCAAGAATTAATTGAAAATTTACCTGGATACTCTGAACAAAGTCTAACGCTAAACGCCATGATTTACTTCTTATTTGTCATTGCTGCTGCTGTTATTGCGATCTTTATGTATGTCATCACCCTACAAAAAACAGCCATATTTGGTGTCATGAAAGTTCAAGGTATTAACACTTGGTTTATCTCTAAATCAATTATTGCTCAATCATTTTTAGTTGGTGTATTTGGTGTCGTACTTGCCGCTGTTGTCACTTATGGGTTAAGCTTTGTCTTTCCTGCTGCTATGCCTTTTGCAATTGATATCAAACAATGGCTAATTTATGGTGTTATTTTAATAATCGTTTCAATCATTGGTGGTTTATTCTCAACTATTACTGTAAACAAAGTCGATCCAATAAATGCAATCGGAGGGTAAAATAATGAAACCTATTTTAACAATGGAACATATTACAAAAAAATTCGGTAAAGGTCATAACGAAGTCACAGCACTTCATGATTTAAATTTTACCGTCAATGCAGGAGAATTCGTCAGTATCATCGGCCCTTCTGGTTCTGGTAAAAGTACGTTTTTAACTATTGCTGGAGGACTTCAAACACCTACTTCTGGTAGCATGACGATTAATAATAAAGAGTTTACTTCTCTAAAAGAAAAAAACCGTGCCCAGCTTAGATTCGATGAGATTGGTTTTATTTTACAAAGTTCTAACTTGATCCCGTTTCTAACTATTGAAGATCAATTTACGTTGGTTGGAAAAATAAAAAAAGAAAAAACAGATACAACGCGTTTAGATGATTTA contains:
- the metG gene encoding methionine--tRNA ligase, whose amino-acid sequence is MEEKQTFYITTPIYYPSGKLHIGSSYTTIACDAMARYKRLKGFDVFYLTGLDEHGQKIEQKADELGIEPQQYVDDMAMDVKKLWKLLDIDYTKFIRTTDVDHKQSVQKIFNQLLEQGDIYLGEYEGWYSVSDEEYFTENQLAEVFRNEDGKVIGGRAPSGHEVELVKEQSYFFKMSKYADRLVKYYEDHPTFIEPVSRKNEMLNNFIKPGLEDLAVSRTSFTWGVPVETDPKHVVYVWIDALSNYITALGYGTDDDGNFEKYWPADVHMVGKEIIRFHTIYWPIMLMALDLPLPKQIFAHGWLVMQDGKMSKSKGNVVYPEMLVRRYGLDALRYYLMRAIPFGSDGVFTPEDFVSRVNYDLANDLGNLLNRTIAMVNKYCGGQVPKYASQVTAFDSELSTTAADIIGKYNKAMEKMEFNIALSEIWRLISRANKYIDETEPWVLAKDDERKKELDSVMVHLSESLRIVAILLQPIMTQTPKEIFRQLGLDENSASMEDIRFGDFPENTTVTSKGTPIFPRLDVEEEVAYIKEQMAQSMTSSTNSEEEWVPEEVELISAKEKAVKFDTFEEVELKAAEVLDCRKVEGADKLLQFRLDAGDKGDRQILSGIAEYYSDPMELVGKKVVIVANLKPRKIRGHISQGMILSAENADGTLHVVEVPKVVENGALIG
- a CDS encoding DUF1054 family protein translates to MKMFDDKSFDVFNIEGLEARMVGIREVIQPIFNELDTYFVDELSSEVGEVLPIHIAQHRRRTANAPDFTWSAMGGDKRGYKKYPHFQLGITPEYALMWLSFIDNPEFEVDMAELMLENLAWFTQLPSEMMINTDHTKNNYHSLEKEQLVKDLTRFKTVKKGEFQIGRVLTREKLVKLSQDEAREYMLETYKSLVPIYLACMSLRQANTSKS
- a CDS encoding TetR/AcrR family transcriptional regulator; its protein translation is MTSFLERRGIMPKETFLNLPLDKLTRIDNILLDIFFNQPVSQVSVSQIVEQMNMSRGAFYKYFEDLEDAYEYTVRKHALVVHQDILFHIRQHQENFFLGIEQYLVWCTSLDVSHPYYKGLKLLTHSGEQQTIKRRPLSTSSKELIEWITLLEKNQFAIQDTDEAVSLLYFIMELVMTSISDYIVNDWYQEELIKDYRYKTKWLLNGLKS
- a CDS encoding ABC transporter permease, which gives rise to MFLALKEMTYSKLRYTLIIGIMFLISLVVFLLSGLANGLSTEFRQVIDQWDAKEIVLSEESNKVLAASQLSMEDLEFVSSNDKSPLGIYSSAIGDSSDKTNITFFGTTTDAFFLPEMTHGEPFKKENEVVISQNLADKGYDIGDTITLGSEETPVKVVGIFPETSYVVTPVMYGSVKVVAELKFGKQMVAQNENFPINAILTNSTTNLDSDHLVGLSTQELIENLPGYSEQSLTLNAMIYFLFVIAAAVIAIFMYVITLQKTAIFGVMKVQGINTWFISKSIIAQSFLVGVFGVVLAAVVTYGLSFVFPAAMPFAIDIKQWLIYGVILIIVSIIGGLFSTITVNKVDPINAIGG
- a CDS encoding ABC transporter ATP-binding protein; this encodes MKPILTMEHITKKFGKGHNEVTALHDLNFTVNAGEFVSIIGPSGSGKSTFLTIAGGLQTPTSGSMTINNKEFTSLKEKNRAQLRFDEIGFILQSSNLIPFLTIEDQFTLVGKIKKEKTDTTRLDDLLNSLDIDHLRKNYPSDLSGGERQRVAIGRALYNNPSLILADEPTASLDTEHAYNVVKLLVKEAHEKNKATIMVTHDQRMIKWSDKVFKMEDGTLSEVLDFK